In Candidatus Accumulibacter cognatus, the genomic window CGAGCAGGGACGGGAACTTGCGCGGCTGGTCAGACCAACGACTGTCGACGAAATCGTTCAGGCGCTGCGCCGCTTTCCAGGCCAGGTTTAACGGTGGGGTGGAACGCCGTCAGGCGGTTCCACCACCCAAACCTCAGGCCTCAGAGGCTGTGAATTTTTGAATTTTCGCGCCCGTCGTGGTCGGTCTGGATGACTCACCCCACCACGGGAAGAAATATGTAATCAGCATCTTTTTCCTGCTTCTGACCGTACATTTGTCGATGGCTCTTTATGCGTTTCGGACGGTTGAAGATCTATGTGCAGGGAGGCACCCATTCCGATAGAATTTTGGGTTGTTATTCCGTAAGGATATGGCCCGATGCTCCACCTTCAGAACTTGCTGGACGATGCCAAGTGTTACGACGAAGTACGCGAACGGCGCTGGCCGGAGGGAGTGTGCTGCCCGCATTGTGCCTCACCCGAAGTGACCCGGCAAGGTCATGACACGACCCAGCCGTCGCGCCGGAAATATCGCTGCACGGCTTGCCGACGCTACTTTGACGACTTGACCGGCACGATCTTCGCGGGTCACCATCAACCGTTGGGGGTGTGGATCTGGTGCCTGTACTTGATGGGTCTGAACCTCTCCAACGAGCAGATCGGGCAGGAGTGGGGTCTGAATAAAGATGATGCGCACCGCATGACCTCGCCATTGCGCACGGGCATCGTGGCGGTGCAAGCGGAGCCGACGCTTTCGGGCGAGGTCGAGTGTGACGAGGTCTATGTCGTGGCCGGCCACAAGGGCCACCCCGAGGCAGTAAAAAAAGGCCGTAAGGGCCGACGGCGGCGCTTGAAGGGCGCTCGCGGGCGCGGTACCCTCGAAAAAGAGAAGCCACCAATTTTCGGGATGCTTCAACGCGGTGGAGAGGTCCTGGTGCGGATGCTCGAAAACGTCCAGCAGCCGACCCTCAAGCCGTTGATCTTGGCCGTTGATCTTGGCCGTCATCGTACCCGGCACGACCCTCTACACCGATGAGTATGACATCTACGCTCGCCTGCCCGAGTGGGGGTACGGACACAAAACCGTGTGCCATAGTCGGGGCGAGTACGCCCGCGATGAGGACGGCGACGGGTTTCATGAAGTCCCTGTCAATACGATGGAAGGCTTCTGGTCGTTGCTGCGCTCTTGGTTGCGTCCCCATCGTGGCCTCTCACAAGAAAAACTCCCGCTCTATCTGGGCTTCTTCCAGTTCGTGCACAACGCCAGAATTCGTGGCAAAGGCTTGCTGAAACCTCTCCTCCATGCCCTCTTGGCCTAGCCGTCCGAAACGCATAATGAGCCAATGGGTTTTGCATTCGCAAGACTGGAGCACCGGGTGTGATCGCGTCCAGCGACGGCAGGTTGACGCCATAGGTACCGATTCAGATCAAGCACCGCTGCGAGCGGAAACTGGGTACCCTGCCGAATGGTGAGGCCGTACAGCCCAGGCCCTGGAATGTGGCCGTCACGCAAATGCAACTGGCGCTCGCCCGCGGCCATCGTTGGTTGGCGATGCTTGAATCCGGCGAAGCGAAATTCATCACCGAACTCGCGGCCCGCGAGAAGATCGACAACAGCTACATGTGCCGCATGCTCAACATGGCCACGCTCGCGCCCGACATCGTGGTGTCCATCTTGGATGAGACCTTGCCTCCTCACGTAGGCGTACATGACCTTGCGATCAGCCCGCTGGTGTTGTGGGAGGAGCAGCGGTTGAGGATTGGTGTGACTGGCGAAGGCATTCAGGGATGGTCGGCCGCATCCAGATCCAATCGGGTGTGGTGACCGCGAACGATCCGGAGTGTCCCTGAGAAAGGCATTCAGCTTCCGTTCGCCGCAACAACGTACTTGGCAACGGCCGCTTTGGGACGTGATGCTTGCAGGGCACCTCACCTGAGAGCCTGTGAAAATATTCCGCCAAGTCCGCCCGCCAGCTTGGCGCGCCCTGTATAATGACAATATCATTTTCGCAGTGCGCCCTGCTCATGACTCAGACGGCAGTTTTGTTCCCCGACGAACCGACACCGCCGGCCAGACCAGGCGGCGAAGGCGCTGCGAGAAGCGCTCTGCCCAAGCCTGCAGCCCGTGTTCTGATGCCCAATCGCAATCCACTGGAACTGCGGGCAAGCGATCTGGAGTCGCTGGTGCCGCCCGGGCATCGAGCACGGTTGGTTTAGTCTCTTATGACTCAGGTCTTTACATTTCGTGAGCAGATTCTGTCAAGGGGTCGCGTGGGCGAGTGCCGGAACGATGCTTTCTTCCGTGATTCGACAAGCGGCGGCGATGGTAGAGCGGCCAAGGCGGGTAAGGTAATAGCGATAGCCATGAACGACCTTCTTGATGAGACCGAACTGGCGCAGGCGCCAAAGATAGCGCGTGATGCTGGCCGGCGAGATCTGGCGCAAGAAGGGAGCGAGGTCGGCACGGCGGATACCACGGATGTTGAATTCGGGACGCTGAAGCGCGCGCAGCAAGGCTTGCTGAGTGGCGTCGAAGAAGTTGAAGCCCTTGAGGCTATGGCCATTGACGATTTGGGGGCTGGTCAGTCGATGCAGGTTGCGATCGCCGGCGGAGAAGTCGTCCAGTGCGGAGAGATATTCGAGATAGCGGCGATTAGGTGATCTCCGCAAATCCTTATACCAAGCAAGCCGGTCGGATCAAGATGTCCCACTTGGGTAGAAGCGGGTTTCGTTCCAGTCTGGATTCGACAGCTTGCATGGCGTCTTTGCCGAGGGAAACTCCTTTCTGATAGGCTGTGCGGCTCAACTCGACGATGGGATGAAGCCCTTTCCAGGTCATGCTCTTGGCCCACTCGAGCATCGTTTGCGTATCGGTCAGTTTGGCGCCGTTCCAGTGCTTTTCGAGGATTCCCCAGCAACGCTCGACGGGATTGTATTTGCTGTGGTAGGGCGGATAGTACAGAAGGTGGATGGACTTGCCGGTGTGATCGGCAAACTCGACCATTCGCTTGAGGACTTGGGTGCGTCGGCCGCTGCTCTCCGGCCCGTTATCGGTCTTGATCTGCAGGTCCGTGACACGAGCCTGCTCCTTTGGCGATTGACACTTCCACCAGGCGTAGAGGCTGTCGACGAGGAAATCGCTGGTCTTGGCCGAGCTTCCGAAGGACAGGTGCAGTTGTCCGCTGTCTTCGTTGACCACGCCAAACGGGGGGTGTTTTTCCTCGCATCCCATATCGTGGTCGGCCGCTTTAGGGTCGCCCCGCGTCTGGCCGCCTCGCGAGTACTCGCCAATCTTCACCGTCGCCTTGCAGTCGATGCTCAAGCGCATCACGGCTTTGCCTTCGCAAGCCCGGTCCTGTCGCTGGATGTTGGTAAAGATGGCGTCGGTTTCGGGGACTTTTTTTGGGGTTTGGCCTTGATCACCGGACGCAGCCGGTACCCATTACGGTTCAACACTTCCGACATGCAGCTCCTGGAGGGCAGCACGTCCTCGGCAAATCCTTGCGCCCGCAACTGCTTGATCGCTTCCTCGGCCGTCAAGCGGGTGAACGACAGCGTCGGGCGAAAGGTCGGATCCTGTTGGGAATGGCTGCGTGCCACTGCCCAGAGGGCCTGTGCCACCTCCGGGTGCTTCTCTTCCCACAATTTGGCTCCGCAGCAGAACTGGTGATGCCCCAAACAAACCATCCCGCTACGCTTCTCGTGCAAGCCAAGCTGCGCCGCCTTCCGGCTCCATCCGAAGACGTCCTCCGCGCGTCGAGGATTGCCGCCACAGTACTTCAACGCCATCTCCGCCTGAAACGCCCGGCGGTCCGCACCCGTCATCTTGCTCGAAGCAAGTTGGATATCTTCCAGGTGACTGGCCTCGAGACGAACGTGACTTCCTTCATCAGTACCGAGCTTCATCCCTAACATCCCTCCACTCAGAATCTACTCTAAGTATCGCACACAAAGGTATAGAAAAATGAGGAAATCACCTTACACCCGAGCAGGATCTCGCGCAAATCGATGAGGCTGTAGATGGTCTTTCGGAGGGGAGCGATCTCGCGCGAGTCGTGACCATCCCGATGTTCCACCTTGCGGTGGTGCTTGAAGAAGGAAACGTTATTGGTCGTGGTCTCCAGACGCAGCACGCGGTTGAACTTGTCGTACATCTTGACCGATACTTTGCCAAAATGGTGCTTGATGCAAGTGCCCTCGATGCGCGTCGTGAAGCGGCTGCCGAGTTCCTGCGCCAGTTGCGGTGTGATCTTCTTGCCCAGGAAGTTGGCGACCTGGTCTGCCTTGACCGAGAAGATCGCCTGCCGGGAGAGTTCCTCGTAGAGCGACTTCAGGATCGTATCGGAGCGGAACAGCAGATCGGTCGAGTACTCCACCTGCATCAGGCTCCAGTGATAGGACTGTCCAAAGACCTCGAGGATCGGGCAGCACTGCTCGGCGTAGCGGTCCAGGAGAGCGTGCAGGGTGTCCGGCGAGAAGGCGTCCGCGAGTTGCTGAGCCCGCTCCCAATCGGCGATACGGATGAAAGCATTGTCCGCCATCGCGTAGTCGATACCTGCCGTTGTCAGCGAGTGTGCCAACCGACTGTGGCCATTGCAGTAGAACTGCAGCCGGAATGGACTCCACGTCGGCACGCGCAGGTAGATGAGTCCGAGGGTTTCGTCCATCCAGTAGAAATAGTAGTGCAGGCACTTGCCCGAGGTGTGGCGCAGAAAGGTTGGGTGACTTTGCTTGTCGTGCCAGGGTTCGTAGGCGTCGCAGGCTTCCATGGCGGAGAGCACATGCACCAGTCCTGGATGATCCCCACGCTCCTTGAGCACCGCGGCAACGAGGTCTTCCTTGCGGATCTGCGCCTTGGCAACGTGCTCGATTCGCGCTCCCTGCGCGGTCGCCAGAGCCAGTGCGGCTTCACGAATGCGGTCACGCAGCGGCTCGGCAAAGCGCGGATAGTCAAAAATTCGAATGTGCCTGGCATTGAGAAAACTCGTCATCCCCGCCGCGTAGCACACACCGGGCAACGTCCCCGTAATCACGATCCGGTCGTAGCAGGAGAGCGTTCCTGCAAGCCGGTCGTGATATCGATCCGTCAGCATCTGTGTCATGGCCGCCTCCGATTACTTGCTAAGGCTATGACCAAAACCTTGACCTGTTTGGTTCCGGCTTCGCCGGCTTAGGTCATAGCCTTATACACAACTCATCTGACATCATAAATATCGTTATGAAACAATAAGTTACCGAATTGCATAAAAACCTGCTCGTTTGAGCATGTTTCATCTAAAAATCAACGATTTAGATCGCTTTTTTGCTCATGCTGAATGAGTTGTGTATAAGGCTATGGGCTTAGGTGGCGCAAGAAAGTCAGGGTCGCGTTAGCGACCCTGTTTAGCCGCTTTGAGCGGCTCACATATTGAAAGCCCCCGGCTCTGCCGGGGGAAGGTTACTCCACGCACCGGCAACAGCACCAGTCCGAGATTCCTGGCCTGGGCATTGACACATTCGGCCGTGGCTGCACGTGCCTTATCAAGCGCCTTGGCCTCGTCTGTGCCCATCCGTTCCCGCCAGTCTCCCACGGCCGTACTGTCTCCGGGTTTCCTCTGGTGCGGATCGACCGCCACTTTCGGCGTCACCGAAACATCGCCCGCAGCCTCGTGTCCCGCCGTTTCGTCCGTCGTTGTCTTCTTGGCTTTCGGCTTGGGCACGGGAGCCATCACTCGCGTTGGTGTGGTCACGGAATCCATCTGGTCGTGCGCCGGAAATCCACCATCCATCAACCAGTCGTCGGGTGCCCGTCCGCAACGATCCACGACCTGCTCCACCATGGGCACCATCTGCCCCATGTCACTGCCCGTGGTGACGACATCAACGCCTACGATCACCTGACTTGCCGTGTCGCGGCCAAATTCGATGTGGTACACCGGCCGGAATCCGCCATCCCCCATCTTCATGACCGTCGCCTCGGCGTCAGTCGTCGAGCGACGGGCGTCCTCGGGTTTCTGGCCTGGCTTCTTTTTGATGGCCGCCAGTTCAGGGAGGCGGGCCAGAGCAGCTTCAAGATACGCTTCACGTTCTTCTGCCGCACGCCGCTGCGCCGCTTGCTTACGAGGGCTTTCGCCCACAGGATCGTCGACGTAGGCCTTGAGTTGGGCAACTCTTTTCCGAGCCGTTTCAAGATGATCCTTGAGTTTGTCTTCTCGGCGAAAGGAAGCGGCACCGGCACTGGCTCGTACTCGCATGCCGTCCTGTGCCACTGCCTTCAGTTTGACGGCGCCTGCCGCCATCAGGCTGGAGATGCTGTCCGTCAGCAGTTCGTCCATCGCCTCGACCTCGTGGCGAAAATCAGCCAGGGTATGGTAATTCACGTCCACGCCCCCACAGATCCCCCGGTAGGCGTCGTCTTCCCCAGTCAACTGCTCAAGCCTTCGGGCACTGCCCACACCTTCCCATGTCGCAAAAAGCCACAGGGCGAACAGAATTTCAGGGGCAATCGCCGGTCGCCCCGGCCCGCCTTCAACGGCTTTGATCCCAGCATACAGCCGTGACATGTTCTGCCGCTCCACATAACCCCAGACCATCCGTGCCCAGTGCCCCGGCAGCAACAGGGATTCCAGACTGCTCGCGCGCGGCACCACTTGGTTACGATCAGGCATCAGAACAAGCGCAGCAGCCTTCAGCACCAAGTCACTGCCAGAATTCGGGCGTTTGCGTTTGCGGGTGTCGTTCCATCAGAGAAAATGAAGGAGGAAGTCTCAGTCATTGCCGTCACCTCGTAATCAACATGATCACTTCCCCACTGTACTCCCGCCACAGGCTTCAGCCCGAATCTTGCAGGATATTTTCACAGGTTCTCACTCCCTGGCAAGTCAAGTCGACGGATCGACCAGGACCGCTACCATGGTCAGGTCGTTCACCACCTCATCAAGCACGTGCCCACTTTGGGCCTCCAACAAGATCGGTGACAAGGGCATCACTCCCCTCGGTCTTGCTGCGCGCATGTTGGCCAGGCCTATTTGCGTTGGGGGGGAACACCCTCCGGCGGCAGCGTATTCGGCGGCGGATAGTTCGGCGGGGGTTTGGGCTGCGGTGGCAGGTCCGGTGCAGGCGTGCCGGGCGGCGGATAGCCCGGTGGAGGCGCTCCGGGTGGCAGGTAATTCGCCGGTGCCTGGCGGTACACGGCCGACCCCGGCACTTGGTTCCCACGCGAGTACATGCACTGAACATAGGCCATGTTGTAGCGCCGCTGCAGCTCGTAGGAAGTCAGATAGGCAGTGTGGCCACTCGCCGAGCTGCCAAAAACCAGTCCGGTCCCCGCACCGATCGCGGCACCCTGGCCCGCTCGGCCGGTCGCTGAACCGATGATCGCACCCGCGGCAGCGCCAATGGCGGTCGCCACCACGGCAGGGCTGACGGCCGCATCGGCAGCCGCCTGGCTGACGGGCGCCGTCAGCGCCCATGCGTATTGCTGGCAAGCGATGTCATCGTCCCGGAAATGCTCGAAGGATTTTTGTTGCCCCGGCAGGACCAGCACCGTGGGACCGGTCGGTATGGTCACGCACCCTGTCATGAACAAGCTGGCCGCAAGCAACCGCAAAAACATTCGTTTTTCCATGATGAGTCTCCGTTGCGGCCTATTGCGCCAGCTTGGGTCGCGTCTTCACACTCGTGTCCGCCTGCGGCAGCACCCGTATCCAGGCCTGGCTGCAATCCCGAACGTAAGGGTAGTAGCCCGCAGGTTGGGTGCAATAAAACCAGAACGTCGGTGGCGAGCCGGCATTGCCTGCAACGGATGGCGGATCCGGATGGGATTGAGCAGGCAGCGGAGCTCCCTCGACTGGCTGCTCAACATAAACTGTTGGGGCTACCGCGTAGCTTGTGGCATAGGGGATGTATCCGTAAGAATAAGCATAGGGCCAACCACCCCAATAAGCGGGCGCACCAATATAAAACCCGGCGCCTGGACCCCAGTAGGCTCCTCTCCATCCGCCATGGTAGCCTTGCCAGCCACCGTAATAGTCTACTCTTCCGTGACCTCCGTAGAAGCCACCTACGACGACACGGCCATACGCCATTGCGGTGCCGCTCCAGATCGCGCACAGCGTCAGCGCTGCCAACCACCCAAGCAGACGTCTCTTCATTGCGGCTACTCCTTTGCCTCATGCGTGCGTGACAAGCAACCCAGCCACATCAGGCACGAATGCGCCCATTATCTTCGCTTTTTCCCAGCTCGGAAACATCCCGTTATGCACACCGCTGACCCCCACTCGGTTGCAGGATGACCCCGTGGCGCCGCTCAGGCGGCACGGCCCGCAACTGATCGATTGCCCGTGATGATTGGAAAGGCAAGCGGCATATCGTCATCGGCTTGCTGACGCCGGAGGCTGGGGAACCTCTGGTGGCGCATGTCTTTGAAGGTGGTACGTCAGACCCGACGACGGTAGCCAATTAGATCACGTGCTTGCCGATCAGGGTTCGCCAACGCCGTCGGGCATGGAACCGTTCGGCCCGAGCTCGCCTTGCCTCACCTTTTGGTTGAGCCATGGCAACTCAACCCGGCACCAGGAAGTCGCGGCTGACGCCGTCGCCCAGCTCGAAGATACGATCCATGAAATCGGTCAGGTACTCGTGCAGTCCCCCGGCCAGAACATCTTCGATGCGCGCGAAATGCAGGCGGGCATGCAGCACACCGGCCTGCCGTACAGTCTCGGCAGAGGCCTTGTTGGCAACCAGTTGCAGCATGCGAACGATGCCGTCAGCGCAGGCATGCAAGGATCTTGGCAGGTCCTCGCGCAGGATCAGCAATTCGGCAACTCGCCCCGGCGTGATGGCGTCACGGTACACCTTGCGATAGACCTGGAATGCGGATACTGAGCGCAATAGCGCACCCCAGCGATAGAAGTCGCTGGCCCCTTCGTCGT contains:
- a CDS encoding MarR family transcriptional regulator — protein: MTQMLTDRYHDRLAGTLSCYDRIVITGTLPGVCYAAGMTSFLNARHIRIFDYPRFAEPLRDRIREAALALATAQGARIEHVAKAQIRKEDLVAAVLKERGDHPGLVHVLSAMEACDAYEPWHDKQSHPTFLRHTSGKCLHYYFYWMDETLGLIYLRVPTWSPFRLQFYCNGHSRLAHSLTTAGIDYAMADNAFIRIADWERAQQLADAFSPDTLHALLDRYAEQCCPILEVFGQSYHWSLMQVEYSTDLLFRSDTILKSLYEELSRQAIFSVKADQVANFLGKKITPQLAQELGSRFTTRIEGTCIKHHFGKVSVKMYDKFNRVLRLETTTNNVSFFKHHRKVEHRDGHDSREIAPLRKTIYSLIDLREILLGCKVISSFFYTFVCDT
- a CDS encoding transposase; translation: MPDRNQVVPRASSLESLLLPGHWARMVWGYVERQNMSRLYAGIKAVEGGPGRPAIAPEILFALWLFATWEGVGSARRLEQLTGEDDAYRGICGGVDVNYHTLADFRHEVEAMDELLTDSISSLMAAGAVKLKAVAQDGMRVRASAGAASFRREDKLKDHLETARKRVAQLKAYVDDPVGESPRKQAAQRRAAEEREAYLEAALARLPELAAIKKKPGQKPEDARRSTTDAEATVMKMGDGGFRPVYHIEFGRDTASQVIVGVDVVTTGSDMGQMVPMVEQVVDRCGRAPDDWLMDGGFPAHDQMDSVTTPTRVMAPVPKPKAKKTTTDETAGHEAAGDVSVTPKVAVDPHQRKPGDSTAVGDWRERMGTDEAKALDKARAATAECVNAQARNLGLVLLPVRGVTFPRQSRGLSICEPLKAAKQGR
- a CDS encoding glycine zipper family protein → MEKRMFLRLLAASLFMTGCVTIPTGPTVLVLPGQQKSFEHFRDDDIACQQYAWALTAPVSQAAADAAVSPAVVATAIGAAAGAIIGSATGRAGQGAAIGAGTGLVFGSSASGHTAYLTSYELQRRYNMAYVQCMYSRGNQVPGSAVYRQAPANYLPPGAPPPGYPPPGTPAPDLPPQPKPPPNYPPPNTLPPEGVPPQRK